The following proteins are co-located in the Eubalaena glacialis isolate mEubGla1 chromosome 14, mEubGla1.1.hap2.+ XY, whole genome shotgun sequence genome:
- the LOC133105383 gene encoding lysine-rich coiled-coil protein 1-like: MKHSKKTSDSFRDELEDYIKLQKARGLEPKTCFTKKREDYLETCGYKEEVNFRPRCRMFDQRLPYEPIQTYRRPCNISQAVEKRLPQWLPAHDSRLRLDSLSYCQFTRDCFSGKPVALNFSQQEYNCSSYTVESGVYRHLSLENSTSAHQASYKQIHQRRQRHPEEGREKPEEERPKHKRKKAYEEIDLDKHKSIQRNKTEVETVRVSTEKLKNRKDKKSRDVASKKEERKRRKEKKEQGKERTEEDMLWDQAILGF; this comes from the coding sequence ATGAAGCATTCAAAGAAAACATCTGACTCTTTTCGAGATGAACTTGAAGATTATATCAAACTGCAGAAAGCCAGAGGCTTAGAGCCAAAGACTTGTTtcacaaagaagagagaggattATTTGGAAACCTGTGGCTACAAAGAAGAGGTTAATTTTAGACCCAGGTGTAGAATGTTTGATCAAAGACTCCCTTATGAACCCATCCAGACCTACCGAAGACCATGCAATATTTCACAAGCAGTGGAGAAGCGGTTACCTCAGTGGCTACCAGCTCATGACAGCAGGCTGAGACTAGACTCCCTGAGCTACTGTCAATTCACCAGGGACTGTTTCTCAGGAAAACCAGTAGCCCTGAACTTTAGTCAACAAGAGTATAACTGTAGCTCATACACTGTAGAATCTGGAGTTTACAGGCACCTCTCCTTAGAAAACAGTACCAGTGCCCATCAAGCTAGTTATAAACAGATACATCAGAGGAGACAAAGACACCCAGAGGAAGGCCGGGAAAAACCAGAAGAGGAGCGGCCCAAGCATAAGAGGAAGAAAGCTTATGAGGAAATAGATTTAGACAAACACAAGAGcatccaaagaaacaaaacagaggtGGAAACAGTCAGAGTCAGTACAGAAAAGCTTAAGAACCGAAAGGACAAGAAAAGCCGAGATGTAGCCTCTAAGAAAGAGGAACGTAAgcgtagaaaagagaaaaaggaacaagggAAAGAAAGGACAGAAGAGGATATGCTTTGGGACCAGGCTATCCTTGGATTTTGA